Below is a window of Humulus lupulus chromosome 9, drHumLupu1.1, whole genome shotgun sequence DNA.
GAATACTAGTTTTGTTAAACATCCTCGGGGTTGCTTTTAACTAGAAAGATTATTAGTTTGAGTGTAGTTTAAATTCAAATCAACAATGTGAATCAGTGGTTTACATTAATAATGTCagaagaaaactaaattcaaaatgaAATGGAAAACAATACTCATAATAGAAAATTGTATTTCAAACAAATATACCAATATTTCACTCTCACAAATTTCGAACATGTAAATTACAGCAAACAGTTCAAACCACATACTACATTTCATGATTCTAATCCGGCAAAAGAATGAATTTTTTCACATTTCACTATCCTCTCAATCACTTGTTGCTTAAAGAATGTTTAAAAGAATGAAAAATTGAACAACATAACATATTCGCCACTGTTTTCCATATGTATATTTTGAGTTCTTAGAAGGAAGAGGGACTCTTCTTGGTCTTGAACCGATACATAACCCTTTTCTTTTTGTTAGAAGTGTTTTCAATCGTTAGGACAACCTTTCCAGGCTCATTGCTTCTAAAGGTGTTGCGAAGAGGTCCTTCTTGTGAACCCATTTTCTTCCCTTTCTGAACAATGATGGTGTAAGATCCTTCATCGCTGGGAACAAATTCCTCCTTGTAGTGTACTTCCCAACCCAAAACAGCCACATCCCAGATTAATGTAGCATCAGCCTATTACCAaagacaagaaaaaaaaaaatactatactAAATCTTTTTCGAGTAAAAATCCAAAAGGGCACAGTTGAAAAAAGATAATCAAAACTTTTTGTTATAGATAGATTACCTCTGGTGCAGGTATCTCAATGGTTTCAGTCATGCCTGCTTTAAGATATAGTTCTGAAACAGAGTTGTCATCACCATAGAATTCATAGTCATTCTCCCTCTTGAAACCACCATATTTGAAAGGAATTTCCTCAGCTGGAATATACCTGTTCATTCATACAAGTTATTAAGCTATTGAACTCACATTAACATAATGTATTCCTTTTGTATGTGCAATATTAAGAAGGAATCACTTACTTTAAGAGTGTTTCTGTGACCTTTGCTGGGCGAGCAATAACAAATTTGCTCTTGGTTCTTTGAGTAATGAAAGGTGACAAAAGGGTGTTGAGAGCGTAGTACCAGAATGGAACATTGATGAATATCTAAATACAAAAACCACATAACAATAAACAATCAATAAAGAACAAACATATGTTATGTgtaccaaaagaaaaaaaaaacttgaaagtAAACTTACATTCTTAGCAACCAACTCAGGGTAATTGTCCTGTAATAGGCCAACAGCTTGCTTTGTTGCGATTCTAAGCTCCTTCTTGGAAGGTCCAGGCGAGTTCTTAAGGTCACTGATATTAAGAAAAGAAGACACTCCTCTAGGCTTCAAGTCAAGCTTCTGAATGCTCTTCTCCATAAGCTGGCACCTCCATCTCAAGAAATGGCTCCTCTTTTCCTCTGTACCAAAAGTCTTTTGGTAAAGCTCTTCGTTCTCAAACACTCCAAACACATTGTAACAAACAGGGTGTCCTTCCCTGTCAACGCCATTAACATCTACAGCAGAGCTTAAATCAACACACAACTCCTCATCCAAGATCGAATCGATCTTAGAATCCTTTCTCCATTGGAGGGTCTTCTTAAGCATCTCAAAAGCGTCATTGACCTTAAACTCCCTGGCCCTCAAGAACTTCAGAAGGACTACATCAGTGCCTTCAGCTCCTTTACTAGGCAAAAGGGGTACACCCCAAAGGGAAATATCTCTATCCACTTCTTCAACTTTTTCTTCAACAATCACTTCACGCGTTTCCTCTTTCTCCCCTTCCTTTTCTGTTTCAGCACATTCTGGTTTCGATTCCTCAGCCGACTTTTCTGCATCtttcccctcttcttcttctccttccttcactGGCTTCTTCTTCTCCTCGGCAGTCTCTTCCACTGCCTTCTCGTTCTTCTTTGGCTCCTCTTCTTTCTTATAAACATTGTTGCCAAGAATGGCTTCTTCCACTTTCGCCCTCAAATCAATCAAAGCCTTCTTCTCAAACTCCTTAAGATCAGAGAGAAAGTTACTCTCTTCCTTGTAAGAAGAGCTTTTTTCAACCGTTGTAGGCTTACATTCATCTACTGCTTCCTTCTTGTTAGACACCTCTTCACTGA
It encodes the following:
- the LOC133800995 gene encoding patellin-4, yielding MTVEVKVEVEETQMGEVSVSEEVSNKKEAVDECKPTTVEKSSSYKEESNFLSDLKEFEKKALIDLRAKVEEAILGNNVYKKEEEPKKNEKAVEETAEEKKKPVKEGEEEEGKDAEKSAEESKPECAETEKEGEKEETREVIVEEKVEEVDRDISLWGVPLLPSKGAEGTDVVLLKFLRAREFKVNDAFEMLKKTLQWRKDSKIDSILDEELCVDLSSAVDVNGVDREGHPVCYNVFGVFENEELYQKTFGTEEKRSHFLRWRCQLMEKSIQKLDLKPRGVSSFLNISDLKNSPGPSKKELRIATKQAVGLLQDNYPELVAKNIFINVPFWYYALNTLLSPFITQRTKSKFVIARPAKVTETLLKYIPAEEIPFKYGGFKRENDYEFYGDDNSVSELYLKAGMTETIEIPAPEADATLIWDVAVLGWEVHYKEEFVPSDEGSYTIIVQKGKKMGSQEGPLRNTFRSNEPGKVVLTIENTSNKKKRVMYRFKTKKSPSSF